The genomic stretch CCGAGATCATGGGCCAGCTGGTCGGCGCAGTGAAAGGCATCGGCGACGCCTGCCGCGCGCTCGGCTTCCCGATCGTGTCGGGCAATGTCTCGCTCTACAACGAGACCAACGGCCAGGGCATCCTGCCGACACCGACCATTGGCGGCGTCGGCCTGATATCGGACTGGTCGAAGATGGTGCGCACCGGCTTTGCGGCCGAGGGCCAGATGATCCTGCTGGTCGGCGCGCCCGCCTCCTGGGGCACGCATCTTGGCCAATCCGTCTATTTCAGGGACATCCATGGTCGCGTGGACGGCCCGCCGCCGCCGGTCGACCTCGCGCATGAGAAGCGCGTCGGCGACCATGTGCGCTCGCTGATCGCGTCGGGCATCGTTACCGCGGCGCATGACGTTTCCGACGGCGGCATCGCCGTGGCGCTCGCCGAAATGGCGATGGCGTCGGGCATCGGCGCGAGCGTTCCCGGGCTTGTCGGCACCGATCCGATCCCGGTCTGGTTCGGCGAGGATCAGGGCCGGTATCTGCTGACACTGTCGATCGACCCGCATGGCGAGGAATGGGACGCCATCCGCAAGCAGCAGGGCGAACTCGGCATCTTCGCGCCGTGGATCGGCTCGACCGGTGGAAGCGACCTGAAGCTCGGCGACGCAAGGGCAGTCCCGGTCAGCGACCTGAAGGCCGCCCATGAAGGCTGGTTCCCCCGCTTCATGGACCAGGCCAGTTGAGCAGAGCATGATCCCGAAAAGTGGAACCCGGTTTTCGGAAAAAGATCATGCTCAATCACAGGAGACTGGCTGCCCGGGCGCTGCTTGCAGTCGTCTTCTGGCCGTCGCTGTTCTTCTTCTGGTTCCTCGGGCCGTTCGTCTTCTTCCTGCTGTCGACGACCTCGAGTGAGGTTTGCCCGAGGCTGGAGACGCGCGCCGAATTCCTTGACGCGGCCAACGGCGCGCTGCCGATGCTGGCGCTGCAGAACCTCATCTACGCGGTTCCGATCGTCTGCCTGGTGCTCTGGAACCGGCTTCTGCCGGAGCCGGCGCGGGCAAGCCGGGTCCTCACCTGCATCAAGCTTTTCGCTGTCGCGGCCGTGCTGGGGGCCTTTTGGGAGTATGGCTCGTCGCTTGTCTGCGACGGCTACGGCCAACCACTCTTCTCGCCAGCCTGGCAGATGACCAGCTACCTGCCGATCGCCAATCTTGTGGTCAACATCCCCCTCTACGTGCTGGTCTTCAGCCTTGGCCGCACCTTCTCGACGCGCGAAGACGACCCCGCTTCCGAGACGGTCCATCCGGACCGGAACGCGTCCTAGGCGACAATCGCGCGGGCGAGGGATGGAACGGCTTCAATCGCGGCCGGAAAGGCTTTAGTTTACCCCGACTCTCATCGCACGGACGGCCACGCTGCCGCCCGCCCGAAACAGGAATTATGCAATGGCAATGGATGCCCACGACATCGAAAAACTGATCAAGGACGGCATTCCGGACGCCAAGGTGACGATCCGCGACCTCGCCGGCGACGGCGACCACTATGCGGCGGAAGTCGTCGCCGAGAGCTTTCGGGGAAAGAGCCGCATCCAGCAGCACCAGATGGTCTATGACGCGCTGAAGGGCAATATGGGCGGCGTGCTGCACGCCCTGGCGCTGCAGACCAGCGTTCCCGACTGAGGCCGTTCGGGCCAACTCCCGCTTGGCCCAAACCCGCCCATCCTTTGCGCCATTTCGGCCATGGCGCGGCTAATGTCTTGTTTCGGGCAACCTATGGGTTTATTTGAAAGACATGCTTCGAGCCTGACTCCCACGGGCGTGAAAGGATTTTCCATGAGCGGTATCAACGACTACATCGACAATGAAGTGAAGGGCAACGACGTCGTGCTTTTCATGAAGGGCACGCCCGGTTTTCCGCAGTGCGGTTTTTCCGGCCAGGTCGTCCAGATCCTCGACTATATCGGCGCCGACTACAAAGGCGTGAATGTCCTGGACTCGGCTGAACTGCGCCAGGGCATCAAGGATTATTCCAACTGGCCGACGATCCCGCAGCTCTACGTCAAGGGCGAATTCGTCGGCGGCTGCGATATTGTCCGCGAGATGTTCCAGGCCGGCGAGTTGCAGACCTTCCTGGTCGAAAAGGGTGTGAGCGTTAAAGGCGCCGCCTGATTTCGGTTTTTGGCATGTCGTAACGACTGCACACCGGGGCAGCCCACCTCGGCAATTTACATGTCCCGGTATCGGGACCCAAGACGAGCCAATGCGCCGGCCCGCCGGCGCATTTTCGTTTGAGAGATCGGACTTGCCGTGGACCAGCAATCGACAGCGCCGCAACGGGCAAGCACCTTGCCGCCGGCAAGCAAGCTGCCTATTCCGCGCTGGGAGTTCATTGCGCTGTGCGCGGCGCTGATGGCGCTGAATTCGCTGGCCATCGACATCATGCTGCCGGCGCTGCAGCAGATCGGCGCCTCGCTCGGCGTCGAGAATGAAAACCACCGGCAATATGTGATCACCGCCTACATTCTGGGTTTTGGCGGCGGCCAGCTGTTCTTCGGGCCGATCTCGGACCGGTTCGGCCGCCGCTCGCCGCTCGTCGCGGGTCTGATCATCTATGTGGCGGCGGCTGCAGCGGCAGCCATCGCGCCAAGCTTTGAAACGCTGCTGCTATGCCGCGCCGTCCAAGGCATCGGGGCCGCCGCCACCCGCGTCATCGCGGTATCGATCGTCCGTGATACGTTCGAAGGCCGGCGCATGGCGGAGGTGATGTCGTTGATCTTCATGGTGTTCATGGCGATACCGGTCATTGCGCCGGGCATTGGCCAGTTCATCATGCTGTTCGCGACCTGGCACTACATCTTCGTCACCATGGCCGTCGGCGCGCTGATCGTGTCAGCGTGGTCGCTGCTGCGCCTGCCTGAAACGCTGCGCCCCGAATATCGCCGGCAACTGACGGTCTCCTCCGTCCTCGGCGGATTCCGCATCGTGCTGACCAACCGCATCGCGCTCTGCTACGCCTTTGCCAGCACCTTCATCTTCGCCGCCATGTTCGGCTTTATCGCCTCGGCGCAGCAGATCTATGTCGACATCTTCAACGTCGGCGAGATGTTCCCGGTGATCTTCGCCGGGGTCGCCGGCGTGCTCGCCTTCTCCAATTTTCTGAATTCACGCCTTGTCGGCCGCATCGGCATGCGCCGGCTGTCGCAGAGCGCGCTGCTTTTGTTCCTGGTCATCAGCCTGGCATGGCTGGTGGTCTCGCTGGAAATCAAGATGCCGCTCTGGCTGTTCATCACCTTCTTCGCCTGCGCCATGCTCCCCTTCGGCGCGCTTGGCGCCAATTTCAACGCGCTGGCCATGGAACCGCTCGGCCAACTGGCCGGCACGGCGTCGTCCATACTGGGCTTCATGCAGACGTTTCTCGGCGGCATCCTCGGCACGCTGATCGGCCAGGCGTTCAACGGCACGGTGACGCCGCTTGCCGCCGGCTTCTGCAGCGTCTCGGTCGCGGCGTTGCTGATGATCCTGATCGCCGAACGCGGCAAGATGTTCCAGCCGCACAACCCACCCGTTTCAGGGCATATCACCGACCTGCATTAGACGAATTGCGTCAGGATGCACCTTCAATCGCCGCCGTGAAGCGAGGCGCAAGCATGCGCCCCGCGATTGCTCCGCCCATACTGTCCGAAAAGGGCAATGGCAGCGACTCGTCGAGTGCCTTGAGGATGGATGCCACGAAAGCCCGGCTGAGTTGCGGATCCGTCCCCAGATCGGAATAGGTGGCGCGAGGCTTGCCGATCAGCGTGCCGTTGCGGCGCAGTGAGAACTGCAGCGTCAGCGACATGCCCGCGGTTCCCGCTGGCGGCTTCCAACAGGCATAAATCGCCTCCGACATCTCCTTGAGCGTGTCGACGGGATCGGTACTGTGGCAGGGACGCTCTTGTGCGATTGCCGGCTTGGCATTGGTAAACACGATCGCGGCCAGAGCCGCCGCAAGAATTGCGAACCGAGATTTCATTCGAGGGCCCCGCGTGCGCACCAATTCTTCGGCCGCACAAAACCGGCAGTCAAGCGCCGGCCCTGGGAAATGATCCTACGCAGCCCACAGTTCGCGGCGCAACTCCTTCCAGCTTTCGCGATCGGGGGCGACCAGCAGGCCGCCGCCGACATGCGACGGCAGATAGGGCGTGCCGTCGAAACGCGCGGCATGGCCGCCGGCCTCGGCATGGATCAGCACACCGGCGAGATGATCCCACGGCATCAGCTTGTTGTAGACGACGAAATGGCCATGGCCGCTCGCCAGCAGGCGGTATTCGTGGGCGGCGCAGCGGTAGTTGAACTGCGACAGCGTCTTGGTCTGGTTGCAGGCCAGCCGCGTGCGGTCTGGCTCGGCCATGTACTGCCAGGAGACCGCCCCGGTCATCCCGGAGATCGGCGCGCTTGCGGCAACCCGCACCTTCTCCAGCGTACCATGCGCATGGCGGATATGGCTGCCGGCGCCCTTGGCGCCGATCAGCCAGTCCTTGCCGACCGGATCATGGATGATGCCGGCGACCGTCTCGCCCTTGACCACGACGCCGAGCATGACGCCGAACAGCGGCACACCGGAGGCGAAGTTGAAGGTGCCGTCGACCGGATCGATGACGAAGGCCAGATCGGCATCGCCCAGACCGTCGAGCAGCGCCGGGTCGTCGGAACAGGCTTCCTCCCCGACGACCATGGCGTCGGGATAACGCTGGCGCAGCCTGGCGGTGATCAGCCGCTCGGCGTTGACATCGGCTTCCGTCACCAGATCGGCGGCGGAGGTCTTCTGCCTGATGTCGCCGTCGCCCAGCCGGCGAAAGCGGGGCATGATTTCCGTGTCGGCTGCCTCGGCCAGCAGGCTGGCCAGCCAGTCGATCGCGTTGTCGTCAAATGTCATCGGATGCGTCTTGTCCTGTGATGAGGGTCTGGTTCAGGGCGGCGAAATCGAACAGTTTCCGGTCGAGCAGATGCGAGGGCCTGGTGTTGGACAGCGCGCGGATCATCGTGTCCTTGCGGCCGGGCATGCGCTTTTCGATGTCCTCCAGCATCGCCTTCATGGCGTTGCGCTGGAGGCCTTCCTGGCTCCCGCAGAGGTCGCAAGGAATGATCGGGAACCGCATCGCGGCGGCGAATTTCTCGAGGTCGATCTCGGCGCAATAGCTCAGCGGCCGCAGCACCATGACGTCGCCCTCGTCGTTGAGCAGCTTTGGCGGCATGGCGGCGAGACGGCCGCCATGGAACAGGTTCATGAAGAAAGTCTCGAGGATATCCTCGCGATGATGGCCGAGCACCAGCGCCGAGCACCCCTCCTCGCGCGCGATCCGGTAGAGATGGCCGCGCCTGAGCCGCGAGCAGAGCGAGCAATAGGTGCTGCCCTGCGGCAGCTTGTCGGTGACCACCGAATAGGTGTCCTGGTACTCGATGCGGTGGGCGATGCCGTTGGCGTTGAGGTAATTCGGCAGGATGTGCTTGGGGAAATTTGGCTGGCCCTGATCGAGATTGCAGGCCAGCAATTCGACCGGCAGCAGCCCGCGCCATTTGAGGTCGAGCAGCGTGGCAAGCAGGCCGTAGGAATCCTTGCCGCCCGACAGCGCGACCAGCCAGCGCTGGCCCGGCTCCACCATCGAGAAATCCTCGATCGCCTGGCGGGTCAGCCGCAGCAACCGCTTGCGCAGTTTGTTGAACTCGACGGACGACGGCACATCGGCGAACAGCGGATGGGAGCCGCCTTCGGCGGCCGGTTCAAGCGTCTCGATGTCTGGCTGCATGTTCATGGCGCGGCGGCCCCAGGATGTAACGTCCGCTCGCATTAGCGCATCGGCCGGAAAATCGAAACGGCAAAGCGGATGCGCCAAACAAAAAGGCCGCCTCGAGGGCGGCCTTTCCGGTATCGCAGAAAAGCGTTCGCTTAGCGCGAATAGAATTCGACGACCAGGTTCGGCTCCATCTGCACGGCGAACGGAACGTCCGCCAGGCCAGGGATGCGCGAGAAGGTCGCGACCATCTTGTTGTGATCGGCTTCTATGTAGTCCGGAACGTCGCGCTCGGCCAGGCCGACCGATTCCAGGACGATGACCAGCTGCTTCGACTTTTCGCGCACTTCGACGACGTCGCCCGGCTTGCAGCGGTACGAGCCGATGTTGACGCGCTTGCCGTTGACGTTGACGTGGCCGTGGTTGACGAACTGGCGGGCCGCGAAAATGGTTGGCACGAACTTGGCGCGGTAGACGACCGCGTCGAGACGCGATTCGAGCAGGCCGATCAGGTTCTCCGAGGTGTCGCCCTTGCGGCGGTCGGCCTCTTCATAGACCTTGCGGAACTGCTTTTCCGAAACGTCGCCATAGTGACCCTTCAGCTTCTGCTTGGCGCGCAGCTGCAGGCCGAAGTCGGAAAGCTTGCCCTTGCGGCGCTGGCCGTGCTGGCCGGGGCCGTATTCACGCTTGTTGACCGGGGACTTCGGGCGGCCCCAGATATTTTCGCCGAGACGGCGGTCGATCTTGTATTTCGCGGATTCGCGCTTGCTCATCGCATTCCCTTTTCAAAACAACACACCCGGCACCTCATGGTCCGGGTGAAGGAAACGCGCCCTCCTCTGGCCTCCGTTTTCGAGACCTGACAGGGTTTTCCCACGCAACGCGGCGGAAAACCCACGGGACACGTCAGTTCAAACAAAACCAGAAACCAAGGCAACCGGTCTTGCGCATACAAAACAAACACCGGACATCGCTGCCCGGCGTTGGCGGCTGGTTAAACCGAGATTTAACCGGTGTCAAGCTTGTGAGTGGCACGGCACGACGCAACCCTATAGCGTTCCGGACGTTGAGCGATGCCGGATGTGGCGGGAGGTTTTGCGCCAACGGCACCAGGAAGGGATCTGGAGCTAGAGGAGTCCAATCAGCATGAAGAAGTTCTTCCTTACCTTGGCAGGCGCCGCAGTGCTTGCAGGTTCGATGGCGGTGGCGCCCGAACCGGCCATGGCGCGCCATTGGCACGGCCACAAACAAGTGTGCCGCGTCATCGTCAAGAAAAGGGTGGTGTGGCGGCATGGCCACCGCAAGGTGATCGTGACAAAGGTAAGGCGCTGCCATCGCTGGTAAGGCAAACATTTGCCCGGAGATTGCTTAAGGCAAGGCCCGCAGTTTCGCGCGGGCCTTGGTCTGTTTGGGCCAGCGTGTCGTGAACGACGCGGTCAGTCTTTTGACTTCTTTTCCGGCAATCCCTTGCGCTTCGTCTCGGCGAATTCCTCGAGCTGCTTCTCGCTCATGGATTCGTACATTCCCTTGGAAGCGCCCTTGAGTTCGCTCTTTTTCGTCTCACCGCGCTTGGCGGAGAGTGCAGCGCCGGCGGCTTTTTGCTGGGCTTTCGAGGTGGCTGGCATGGCGGTTTCTCCTTTCTGTCAGGTGAAACGCCGCGCTTCGGTGGCGGTTCCAGCGCCGGCCGCCCGGTTCCTCGGCGGGCTGTGCCAGCTCGTCAGGCGGCCGGCTTGGCGATTCGCCGGCAGCCTTCCCGTATCCGGAACTCCGGTGTAGGACGGCTGAATGAAGTCTCTGACAGACCCCTCACAAGCGCTCTCCACCGGCCTGGCGAAGATCCGCACCGAATTCCACGTGGCGGACGGATTTCCTGCCGACGTCACGGCAGCAGCGGAGGCGGCGACCAGGCGTGTGCCGAACCAGCATGCCGATCGAACCGATATGCCCTTCGTCACGCTCGATCCCGCTACCTCCACCGATCTTGACCAGGCGTTCTCGATCGAAGCGAGCGGGGGCGATCTTCTCTTGCATTACGCCATTGCCGACGTGGCCTGGTTTGTCGAGGACGGCGACGCGCTGGATCTCGAAGCCTGGACGCGGGGCGAGACGCTTTATCTGCCGGACGGCAAGGCCGGGCTCTATCCGCCGGCAATTGCCGAGGCGGCGGCGAGCCTGCTGCCGGACAGACCGCGTCCATCTGTTATCTTCACGGTTCGGGTCGCTGAGGACGGTGCGGTAAAGTTGGATGGCGCGGAGCGGGCCATCATTCGAAGCCGCGCCAAGCTCGCTTATGACAGCGTGACGGCCTCCGACGTACCAGTCGGCTTCGGCGAACTGGCGCGGCGCATGGCGGCAAACGAAGAACGGCGCGGCGCTTCCCGCGTCGACCCGCCCGAGCAGGAGGTGGAAAGGCTTGCCGATGGCAGTTTCCGGCTCTCGTTCAGACCGATCCTGCAATCCGAGCAGGACAACGCCGCGCTTTCACTGGCTGCCAACATGGCGATTGCCGACGCTATGCTGGCGCACAAGACCGGGCTGTTTCGCGTGATGTCCGGGCCGGACGCGTCCAAGGTGCAAAGGCTGCGCAACGCGGCACAGGCGCTCGGCCTGTCCTGGCCCGCCTCAACCAACCTCCGCGATTATCAGCGCACGCTCGATCCGGCTGATCCTAAACAAGCGGCGTTGATGCTGGAAATCCGCCGCGCGGGCAATGGCGCGTCCTACCAGCCCTACCAGGAAGGCGTCGTCCCCTGGCACGAGGCGATGGCCGCGACCTATGCCCATGCCACCGCGCCACTCAGGCGGCTGGCCGATCGCTACGTCGTGCGCTGCGCGCTGGCGATCGCCAACGGCCAGTCGGTGCCGCAGGCCGTCAGCGATGCGTTCGCTGGACTGCCGAAGGTGATGGGACGCGCGGATGCCCGCGCTTCGCGGATCAACCATGCGGCCATCGACCTTGCAGAGGCGGTGATGCTCAGGGGACGCGAAGGGGAAACGTTCAAAGCCGTCGTCACCGACTTCGTCGACCATGGCGTGCGCGTCCAGCTTGCCGACATGCCTGTCGTTGCCACAGTGAAGGCCTCCGGACTCAGGCAGGGCGACGGTGTAACGCTAAAGCTGGCCTCGGCCGACCCGGATCAACGCAGCATCGTCTTCGAACCCGTTTAAGCGGCAGACGTTTCCGCCGCCAGTCCAAAGCCCTGCATCAGCCGGCTGACGGCGAAATCCGCCTTGCCGGACGTGAAGACGGCGATATCGGGCTCGCCTTGCGGCAGCGCGCCGTCGACGGGCGGCAGCAGCGAAAGGGCCCGCCGGGCGATCGCTTCGGCCGGATCGATCCAGTCGACCGGCCAGGGCGCGGTCTTGCGCATGCGGTTGACCAGGAACGGATAATGCGTGCAGGCGAGCACGACGATGTCTGTCCGGAGCCCCTCATGTTCCATGAAGCAGGGCGATATCTCGGCGCGCACGGCCTCCTCGTCGACAAAGCCCTCGCGCATATAGACTTCGGCCAACCCCGCCAGCCTGTCGCTGCCGACCAGGCGGACATGGCATTTCTGCGCCCATTTGCTGATCAGGTCGCGCGTGTATTGCCGCTTCACCGTGCCCGGCGTCGCCAGCACCGAGACCAGGCCCGAGCGGGTGCGCTCCGCCGCCGGCTTGACCGCCGGCACGGTGCCGACGAAGGGATGGCCGGGAAATCTGTCACGCAGCGCATCGATCACCAGTGTCGAGGCGGTATTGCAGGCAATGACGGAAATCGCCGGCGCAAACCTGTCGAGCAATTTGGCGAAGAGCTCGAGTATGTGGGTGCGCAGCGCCGGTTCTTCCCAGGCGCCAAACGGAAAGGCAGCATCGTCCGCGACATAGACGAAGCGACGGTCCGGCATCAGCACCCGCGCCTCTCGCAGCACGGTCAAGCCGCCGACGCCGGAATCGAACATCAGGATCGGCTGGTCAGTCATTGTCGGTTCCCTTGCCGCCAAGCGGCGGCGCGTCCTCATCGTCGCCGGCGGGTTTGTGCGCCTGGCGTTCAGCCTCTGCCTTGCCGGCGCGCGCGGCGGCCGGAAGCCGCCTTGGATCGTCGCCCGGCGAACCGTCGCCGCGCGGCATTGCCGGGGAGAACCTGTCCAGCGAGGAAATAATGCCGCGCAGCACCTTGAGCTCCGGCTCGGCAAAGCCGGCGCGCGTCAGCACGGCGCGCAGATTGTCGACCATCTTCGGCTTCTTCGGCGCCGGCCGGAAATAGCCGCGCGCTTCCAACGCGCCTTCGAGATAGGCAAACAGGCCGTGCAGTTCTTCCTTGCTGGCCGGTTTCATCTCCGGCCCGGTGAAATTGGTCTGGGTCTCGTCCTCCAGGCCGGACTTCATCCACTCATAGGACATCAGCAGTGCCGCCTGGGCGATGTTGAGCGAGGAGAAATCAGGGTCGACGGGAAAGGTGACGATCTCGTCGGCCAGCCCGACTTCGTCATTGTAGAGGCCGAAGCGCTCGCGGCCGAACAGGATGCCGGTGCGCTGCCCCATGCCATGACGGGCGCGCAGCACCCTGCCCGCCTCCACGGGCCCGCGCACGGCCTTGAAGCCGTCGCGCTGCCTGGCGGTGGTGGCGAAGACGAAGTTCAGATCGGCAAGTGCGGCGGCCAGATCGTCGAACACCTTCACGGCGTCGATGACATGGTCGGCGCGGCTTGCGGCGGCACGCGCCTTCTCGCTCGGCCAGCCGTCGCGCGGGTTCACCAGGCGCAGTTCGGCCAAGCCGAAATTGGCCATGGCGCGAGCGACCATGCCGATGTTCTCGCCAAGCTGCGGCTCGACGAGGATGATGGCCGGACCGGCGGCTGGAGCGTTATCGGGATCTTTGGTGACGGGCATGATTGTCAATGAACTGCTGTTTGCGGCATTTCAGCGTCCCCTGCCATATTCGGCCGCGAAAATGAAGCATTCGCAAATGATGGCGGCCATGGCCCCACATTCGTGACCGATCGCCGTTTGCGCGGCCAAAAACGCTTTGATATACGGGCGGCATCTCCCGGCCGAACGCCACGCGGGCAAGGCCGTCCCATATCCCAGCAACGAGGCATTCTTTCCATGGCGAAGATCAAGGTGGCGAACCCGGTCGTCGAACTCGACGGCGACGAGATGACCCGCATCATCTGGCAGTTCATCAAGGACAAGCTGATCCACCCTTATCTCGACCTGAAGCTCGAATATTACGACCTCGGCATCGAGCACCGTGACGCCACCAACGACCAGGTGACGATCGATTCGGCAAACGCCATCAAGAAATACGGCGTCGGCGTGAAATGCGCGACCATCACCCCCGACGAACAGCGCGTCGAGGAGTTCAAGCTGAAGAAGATGTGGAAGTCGCCGAACGGCACCATCCGCAACATCCTCGGCGGCACCATCTTCCGCGAGCCGATCATCATGAAGAACGTGCCGCGCCTGGTGCCCGGCTGGACCAAGCCGATCATCGTCGGCCGTCACGCCTTCGGCGACCAGTACCGCGCCACCGATTTCCGCTTCCCCGGCAAGGGCAAGCTGACGATCAAGTTCGTCGGCGAGGACGGCAAGGTCATCGAGCATGACGTGTTCGACGCGCCCGGCGCCGGTGTCGCCATGGCCATGTACAATCTCGACGAGTCGATCCGCGAATTCGCCCGCGCCTCGCTGAACTACGGCCTGCTGCGCAACTATCCGGTCTATCTGTCGACCAAGAACACCATCCTCAAGGCCTATGACGGCCGCTTCAAGGACATTTTCCAGGAAGTCTACGAGGCTGAATTCGAGGCCGAGTTCAAGGCAAAGAAGCTGTGGTACGAACACCGGCTGATCGACGACATGGTGGCCTCCAGCCTGAAATGGTCGGGCGGCTATGTCTGGGCCTGCAAGAACTATGACGGAGATGTGCAGTCCGACACGGTCGCACAAGGCTTCGGCTCGCTCGGTCTGATGACCTCGGTGCTGATGACGCCGGACGGCAAGACGGTGGAAGCGGAAGCCGCGCACGGCACCGTCACCCGCCACTACCGCCAGCACCAGAAGGGCGAGGAAACCTCGACCAATTCGATCGCCTCGATCTTCGCCTGGACGCGTGGCCTCGCCCACCGCGCCAAGCTCGACGACAATGCCGAACTGAAGCGCTTCGCCGAAACGCTGGAGAAGGTCTGCATCCAGACCGTCGAGAGCGGCTTCATGACCAAGGACCTGTCGCTGCTGATCGGTCCCGACCAGCCCTGGCTATCGACCACCGGCTTCCTCGACAAGATCGACGAGAATTTGCAGAAGGCGATGGCGTAACGCTCGCATTTCGACATGCAGAAGGCTCCGAAAGGAGCCTTCGCTTTTTAGGCCCCAACTGAGCGAGACCGAAGGTTACAGCGATGACCAGGCCAATCCTCTACGGCGCGGACTACAGCGTCTATGTGCGCATCGCGCGGATGGCGCTGGAGGAAAAGGGCATCGACTACGAGCTGGTGCCGCTCGACATCTTCGCCGCCGACAGCATCCCGGCCTGGTATCTGGAACATCACCCGTTCGGCCGCATCCCAGCCTTCGAGCATAACGGTTTCCGGCTGTTCGAAACCAATGCGATCGCGCGCTATATCGACGAGGCCTTCGACGGTCCGGCGCTGCAGCCCGCCGATGCGCGCGGCCGCGCCAGGATGGGCCAGATGACAGGCATGCTCGACGCCTATGGCTACCGTCCCATGGTTTGGGACGTTGCCGTCGAGCGGCTGGAAAAGGCGGAGCCAGACGAGGCTTTGATTGCCAACGGACTCCGCCAGGCGGAGACCGTGCTGAAAGTTCTGACTTCACTTAAGGCGGATGGACCCTGGCTGCTTGGTGATCGGCTGACGCTGGCCGACCTGCATGCCGCGCCGGTCATCGGCTATTTCGTCAAGGTCGCCGAGGGGCGAGATTTGTTGGCGCGGTTCGCGGATATTCAGGACTGGTACGGGCGGATTGCCGCACGGCACGGTTTTGTGAAGACTGAAAAGGCCGAATGAGCACGCTTCTCGTCATGGCTGTCGAGCGAGCTTTTTTTGATGTCAGCGCCGCCCCTCATTGCCCTGCCGGGCATTTCTCCCCGTAAACGGGGCGAAAGAGGCTGGCCCCGACGCCGGTACCTCTCCTGCAACGTTGGCGATTAGCGAAAGCCGCGATGACAGCATCTTCTCCCCGTTCAACGGGGAGTAGATGGCGGCAGCCAGATGAGGGGCAGCATTGCCCCGAAAGTGGGACGATTCCCGCAGCTTAAGCCGCTTCGAGCGCTGCCTTCACAGCCGCGATCGCATCATTTGCCTTCGAGGCATCCGG from Mesorhizobium sp. 113-3-3 encodes the following:
- a CDS encoding glutathione S-transferase family protein; the protein is MTRPILYGADYSVYVRIARMALEEKGIDYELVPLDIFAADSIPAWYLEHHPFGRIPAFEHNGFRLFETNAIARYIDEAFDGPALQPADARGRARMGQMTGMLDAYGYRPMVWDVAVERLEKAEPDEALIANGLRQAETVLKVLTSLKADGPWLLGDRLTLADLHAAPVIGYFVKVAEGRDLLARFADIQDWYGRIAARHGFVKTEKAE
- a CDS encoding NADP-dependent isocitrate dehydrogenase, which produces MAKIKVANPVVELDGDEMTRIIWQFIKDKLIHPYLDLKLEYYDLGIEHRDATNDQVTIDSANAIKKYGVGVKCATITPDEQRVEEFKLKKMWKSPNGTIRNILGGTIFREPIIMKNVPRLVPGWTKPIIVGRHAFGDQYRATDFRFPGKGKLTIKFVGEDGKVIEHDVFDAPGAGVAMAMYNLDESIREFARASLNYGLLRNYPVYLSTKNTILKAYDGRFKDIFQEVYEAEFEAEFKAKKLWYEHRLIDDMVASSLKWSGGYVWACKNYDGDVQSDTVAQGFGSLGLMTSVLMTPDGKTVEAEAAHGTVTRHYRQHQKGEETSTNSIASIFAWTRGLAHRAKLDDNAELKRFAETLEKVCIQTVESGFMTKDLSLLIGPDQPWLSTTGFLDKIDENLQKAMA
- a CDS encoding RNA methyltransferase; this translates as MPVTKDPDNAPAAGPAIILVEPQLGENIGMVARAMANFGLAELRLVNPRDGWPSEKARAAASRADHVIDAVKVFDDLAAALADLNFVFATTARQRDGFKAVRGPVEAGRVLRARHGMGQRTGILFGRERFGLYNDEVGLADEIVTFPVDPDFSSLNIAQAALLMSYEWMKSGLEDETQTNFTGPEMKPASKEELHGLFAYLEGALEARGYFRPAPKKPKMVDNLRAVLTRAGFAEPELKVLRGIISSLDRFSPAMPRGDGSPGDDPRRLPAAARAGKAEAERQAHKPAGDDEDAPPLGGKGTDND